The proteins below come from a single Eubacterium limosum genomic window:
- a CDS encoding sensor histidine kinase — MGLKDWSIRKKLILSNMMMIVIPVVLILAIVGGTVFGILMIMLPENQANMLFKVDGTVSTYQLQLAFDSMCEKISGKDKEDKNDLTALANALEKLGASIAVTGGELSYLTDGVTVDEIEKEAREIAGTANLEDQPLFLRNDRGLVYLMPVTNQTGERILLLIVSGEMDFGESSYAIWDNWDNIKLAIKISAAVVAGIAVVIVVVTGLVLAGKLYKTMIYPIKSIRKGAREIRDGVLDHPVEVYSKDELGEVCGDFEEMRVRLKESVEMQQRYESSRKELIAGISHDLSTPLTSIKGYASGLLDGVANTPEKQKHYLRTIYDTACDMEGLVDNLFLFSKLDMGKMDFQMESISVKAYLKDFCEEARLKVQGCAVEIQLDNRLKDERFVIIDRTQFGRVLWNLLENSLKYAGEQNVQMKIILSEEEQKVVLRFEDNGPGVEQGALEKIFDSFYRTDPARSSLKKGSGLGLSVAREIIESFGGGIYAEASKMGGLAVVIVLSIAED, encoded by the coding sequence ATGGGACTGAAAGACTGGTCCATACGAAAAAAGCTGATTCTTTCAAATATGATGATGATCGTCATTCCGGTTGTCTTAATTCTGGCCATTGTCGGCGGTACAGTGTTTGGCATTCTAATGATTATGCTTCCGGAAAACCAGGCCAATATGCTGTTCAAAGTAGACGGAACCGTTTCGACCTATCAGCTGCAGCTGGCTTTTGATTCCATGTGCGAGAAAATTTCCGGAAAGGATAAAGAAGACAAGAATGATCTGACCGCTCTGGCGAATGCGCTGGAAAAGCTCGGGGCGTCAATCGCTGTAACCGGGGGAGAGCTGTCTTATCTCACCGATGGTGTTACCGTCGATGAAATCGAGAAGGAGGCCAGGGAAATCGCAGGGACTGCAAATCTTGAAGATCAGCCGTTGTTTCTTCGGAATGATCGGGGACTCGTGTACCTTATGCCTGTTACCAATCAGACTGGCGAGAGAATACTTCTGCTTATTGTCAGCGGTGAGATGGATTTTGGAGAGAGCTCCTACGCGATCTGGGATAACTGGGATAATATCAAGCTTGCCATTAAGATCAGCGCGGCAGTGGTTGCTGGTATCGCGGTGGTCATTGTAGTGGTAACTGGACTGGTGTTGGCTGGGAAACTTTACAAAACGATGATTTATCCTATTAAGAGTATCCGAAAGGGTGCCCGGGAGATTCGGGACGGGGTGTTGGATCATCCTGTAGAAGTCTATAGTAAAGATGAGCTTGGCGAAGTGTGCGGCGATTTTGAAGAAATGCGGGTTCGGCTCAAAGAGTCTGTTGAGATGCAGCAGCGTTATGAAAGCTCCAGAAAAGAACTGATCGCTGGAATATCCCATGACCTGTCAACACCACTCACCTCCATTAAGGGATATGCCAGCGGCCTGCTTGATGGCGTAGCCAACACTCCAGAAAAACAAAAGCATTACCTGCGCACCATTTACGACACTGCCTGTGATATGGAAGGTTTGGTAGACAACCTGTTTCTGTTTTCCAAGCTGGATATGGGAAAAATGGATTTTCAGATGGAAAGTATCTCGGTGAAAGCATATCTTAAAGATTTTTGTGAGGAAGCGCGTTTAAAGGTACAGGGTTGTGCAGTGGAAATCCAGTTGGATAATCGACTGAAGGATGAAAGGTTTGTGATCATTGACCGGACACAGTTTGGGCGGGTACTCTGGAATTTGCTTGAAAACAGCCTTAAATACGCCGGAGAACAAAATGTACAAATGAAAATAATCTTGTCTGAAGAGGAGCAAAAAGTAGTGCTGCGCTTTGAAGATAACGGACCCGGCGTCGAGCAAGGAGCACTTGAAAAGATTTTTGATAGCTTTTACCGGACCGATCCTGCCAGAAGCAGTTTGAAAAAAGGCAGTGGATTAGGACTTTCTGTTGCCCGTGAGATTATCGAGAGCTTCGGCGGCGGCATCTATGCAGAAGCCTCGAAAATGGGGGGGCTGGCAGTAGTTATCGTACTGTCGATAGCGGAGGACTAA
- a CDS encoding response regulator transcription factor — protein sequence MKKILIIEDDRKIAELERDYLEINDFQVTLAADGDTGLSFAVNDSFDLIVLDLMLPGVDGFTICRRIREKKETPIIMVSAKRDDVDKIRGLGLGADDYMVKPFSPAELVARVKAHIARFERLTSQEKREQHYIIEINGLQIDKDARRVYLGGTEIALANKEFDLLLFMAENPNIVFNKETLFERVWGLDAVGDTTTVTVHVNRLREKIETDNREPRYIETVWGAGYRFKI from the coding sequence ATGAAAAAGATTCTGATTATAGAGGATGACCGTAAAATTGCAGAGTTAGAAAGAGACTACCTGGAAATCAATGATTTCCAGGTAACGCTTGCGGCCGATGGAGATACAGGACTCTCATTTGCAGTGAACGATAGCTTTGATCTGATTGTGCTGGATTTAATGCTGCCAGGTGTAGATGGCTTTACGATTTGCAGGAGAATCCGTGAAAAAAAGGAAACTCCGATTATAATGGTATCGGCCAAAAGAGATGATGTCGATAAAATACGAGGCCTTGGTTTAGGCGCAGATGACTATATGGTCAAGCCTTTCAGTCCTGCGGAACTGGTAGCACGTGTCAAGGCGCATATTGCCAGGTTTGAACGGCTGACCAGCCAGGAAAAAAGGGAACAGCACTATATAATAGAGATAAATGGGCTGCAAATTGATAAGGACGCCAGAAGGGTTTATCTCGGAGGAACGGAAATAGCCCTGGCTAATAAGGAATTTGACCTTCTTCTATTTATGGCAGAAAATCCTAATATTGTATTTAATAAAGAAACCCTGTTTGAAAGAGTATGGGGTCTGGATGCAGTGGGAGATACCACAACAGTTACTGTCCACGTAAACCGCCTTCGCGAAAAAATCGAAACTGACAATCGTGAACCGCGCTATATCGAGACCGTTTGGGGAGCAGGTTATCGGTTTAAAATA
- the eno gene encoding phosphopyruvate hydratase produces the protein MSTYIEDIMAREVLDSRGNPTIEVDVYLEDGSMGRSMVPSGASTGAFEAVELRDGDDSRYMGKGVLKAVENVNYMAEHLVGMDALDQVALDEAMIAIDGTPNKGKMGANAILGISMANAYAAAESLGLPLFRYLGGINGKTLPTPMMNILNGGEHADNNVDIQEFMIMPVGAKSFSEALRMGSEIFHNLKKVLQKKGLVTSVGDEGGFAPNLESNEEALEAIIEGIQAAGYCPGDDVRLAMDVAASEMYNKESGKYMLKGEGKELTTEEMIDFYERLITKYPIISIEDGLDEEDWEGWKIMTERLGKKIQLVGDDLFVTNTERLKKGIDLGVANSILIKVNQIGTLTETLDAIEMAKRAGYTAIVSHRSGETEDVTIADLVVAMNAGQIKTGAPSRTDRVAKYNQLLRIEEYLGQTAIYGGINSFYNLKNV, from the coding sequence ATGAGTACATATATTGAAGATATCATGGCACGCGAGGTGCTGGATTCAAGAGGAAATCCGACCATTGAGGTCGATGTTTATTTGGAAGACGGGTCCATGGGCAGAAGCATGGTGCCTTCCGGCGCATCGACTGGTGCCTTTGAAGCAGTAGAACTGCGGGATGGTGATGACAGCCGTTACATGGGAAAGGGTGTCTTGAAAGCAGTCGAAAATGTTAATTATATGGCGGAACACCTGGTAGGCATGGATGCTTTAGACCAGGTTGCGTTGGATGAAGCCATGATCGCCATTGACGGTACCCCTAATAAAGGAAAAATGGGTGCAAACGCCATTTTAGGAATCTCCATGGCTAACGCATATGCCGCGGCAGAATCTCTTGGACTGCCATTGTTCAGATATTTAGGCGGCATCAATGGTAAGACACTGCCAACCCCAATGATGAATATTTTAAACGGCGGTGAACACGCCGACAACAATGTGGATATTCAGGAATTTATGATTATGCCCGTAGGTGCAAAGAGCTTTTCCGAAGCGCTGCGCATGGGTTCGGAAATCTTCCATAATCTGAAAAAGGTGCTCCAGAAAAAGGGACTGGTAACCAGTGTCGGCGATGAAGGCGGATTTGCACCAAATCTTGAATCCAACGAGGAAGCCCTTGAAGCCATCATTGAAGGCATTCAGGCCGCCGGTTACTGTCCGGGCGATGATGTGCGTCTTGCAATGGACGTCGCGGCCTCAGAAATGTACAATAAGGAAAGCGGAAAATACATGCTTAAGGGTGAAGGCAAAGAGCTGACGACAGAAGAAATGATAGACTTCTATGAACGCCTGATCACAAAATATCCCATCATTTCCATCGAAGACGGTCTGGACGAAGAAGACTGGGAAGGCTGGAAGATCATGACGGAGCGCCTTGGTAAAAAAATACAGTTGGTTGGCGATGACCTCTTTGTCACAAACACAGAACGCCTGAAGAAAGGGATTGACCTTGGTGTTGCCAACTCTATTCTCATTAAGGTTAACCAGATTGGAACCTTGACCGAGACTCTGGACGCCATTGAGATGGCAAAACGTGCTGGCTATACCGCCATCGTTTCACACCGTTCCGGTGAAACCGAAGATGTTACTATTGCCGATCTGGTGGTCGCCATGAATGCAGGCCAGATTAAAACGGGTGCGCCGTCCCGTACAGACCGTGTGGCAAAATATAACCAGCTGCTCCGGATTGAAGAATATTTGGGACAGACAGCCATTTACGGCGGGATCAATTCCTTCTATAATTTGAAAAATGTTTAA
- a CDS encoding phenylacetate--CoA ligase family protein has product MIREPLEELKSLVGRLEASSPFYQKKFKECGVEAGDIKTMEDFRKLPFSDKDELRKAYPLGIQAVPDEEVVRIHSSSGTTGQPVIIPYTRKDVEDWAIMFERCYRYAGMDNKDRIQITPGYGLWTAGIGFQAGAERLGAMAIPMGPGNTQKQLKMLVDMQSTVLASTSSYALVLAEEVAKQGLQDKINLKRGIIGSERWGDKMRKRIVDELGIEIFDIYGLTEIYGPGISIDCHHHCGMHYWDDYLFMEIIDPDTLEPVEEGAYGEMVLTTLHKEGGPLLRYRTHDITRFIPGPCPCGSEHPRHDRIVGRTDDMVKVKAVNIYPGQIDELLKEIDGVSSEYQAIVANENGKDVVHLRFEVEHGVDKEEIQKEVNYQFKSKIGITVIPEAGFIGSLPRSEKKSVRIIDNRFE; this is encoded by the coding sequence ATGATCAGAGAACCGTTAGAAGAATTAAAAAGCTTAGTCGGCCGGCTGGAAGCCTCCAGCCCCTTTTACCAGAAAAAGTTTAAAGAATGCGGCGTAGAGGCAGGAGATATCAAAACCATGGAGGATTTCAGGAAGCTGCCCTTCAGTGACAAAGATGAGCTTAGAAAGGCGTATCCTCTGGGAATTCAGGCTGTGCCGGACGAAGAAGTGGTGCGTATTCATTCGTCCTCTGGCACCACCGGGCAGCCGGTCATTATTCCTTATACCAGAAAGGATGTAGAGGACTGGGCCATTATGTTTGAGCGCTGCTACCGTTACGCGGGCATGGACAATAAAGACCGTATCCAGATTACGCCGGGCTATGGCCTTTGGACGGCGGGGATTGGTTTTCAGGCAGGGGCAGAGCGGCTTGGGGCAATGGCCATTCCCATGGGGCCCGGGAATACCCAAAAGCAGCTGAAAATGCTGGTGGATATGCAGAGCACTGTGCTGGCCAGCACCTCATCATATGCTCTGGTGCTGGCAGAAGAGGTGGCTAAACAGGGCCTGCAGGATAAAATTAACCTGAAGCGGGGAATTATCGGCTCAGAACGCTGGGGCGATAAAATGCGTAAGCGCATTGTGGATGAGCTGGGGATTGAAATCTTTGATATTTACGGTCTGACCGAAATCTACGGACCGGGTATTTCCATCGACTGTCATCATCACTGCGGCATGCATTATTGGGATGATTACTTATTTATGGAAATCATCGACCCCGACACACTTGAACCGGTGGAGGAAGGCGCTTATGGGGAAATGGTGCTCACAACCCTGCATAAAGAAGGCGGGCCGCTGCTGCGCTACCGCACCCACGATATCACCCGTTTTATTCCAGGGCCATGCCCGTGCGGCTCAGAACACCCGAGACATGACCGCATTGTGGGAAGAACCGATGACATGGTAAAAGTAAAGGCCGTCAATATTTATCCAGGACAGATCGACGAGCTGCTAAAGGAAATCGACGGTGTCAGCTCAGAATATCAGGCCATCGTGGCAAATGAAAACGGCAAGGATGTCGTGCATCTGCGGTTTGAGGTGGAGCATGGTGTTGACAAGGAGGAGATCCAGAAGGAAGTCAATTATCAGTTCAAATCCAAAATCGGTATTACAGTAATCCCTGAAGCAGGATTCATCGGTTCACTGCCGCGTTCCGAAAAGAAATCCGTCAGAATCATTGATAATCGGTTTGAATAG
- a CDS encoding zinc dependent phospholipase C family protein, with product MSDMLNHYCCGREALDALPEHSTMNTIILNHYDAYRLGTQGPDFFYYHHPMPWKGARPLHRYGNLIHKKRVDAFFYYGFKYAFTNERDRDIILSYLAGFSCHHSLDVATHPYIFYKTGHCDSTTPGSRIYSYYHKYFEVLLDVAHYQYEYQKLGCFFPLEKLFTPSPRTLNALEQFFTFIMKYIYGETTPRDCIKDALADTVQLARLFSDPNNRKRHFLQPIERLIQEERLVTRVFYPLYTNEYLVLNVPEEPWQHPCTGETCTDSYPQLFKQAVSDTVHKINMMDNFLDNDNVTVSEVHEMYGNKCYDRAIPCGSDLEMTYFDIIFEKHPQL from the coding sequence ATGTCAGACATGTTGAACCATTACTGCTGCGGACGCGAGGCACTGGATGCGCTTCCAGAGCACAGTACCATGAACACTATTATCCTTAACCATTACGACGCATATCGTCTGGGTACTCAGGGCCCGGATTTCTTTTATTACCACCATCCCATGCCATGGAAGGGCGCCAGGCCTTTACACCGCTATGGTAATCTTATCCACAAGAAAAGAGTCGATGCTTTTTTCTACTATGGTTTCAAGTACGCCTTTACCAATGAGCGGGACCGGGATATTATTCTGAGCTACCTTGCCGGTTTCAGCTGTCATCATTCTCTGGACGTGGCCACACATCCTTATATTTTTTATAAAACCGGCCACTGTGACAGCACTACTCCCGGAAGCCGAATTTATTCTTATTACCACAAATACTTCGAGGTTCTTCTGGATGTTGCCCATTACCAATATGAATACCAAAAGCTTGGATGCTTCTTTCCTCTCGAAAAGCTTTTTACACCCAGCCCAAGAACCCTCAACGCACTGGAACAGTTTTTTACCTTTATTATGAAATATATTTACGGTGAAACCACGCCACGGGACTGCATAAAAGACGCCCTGGCAGACACCGTCCAACTAGCCAGACTTTTCTCTGACCCCAACAACCGGAAAAGGCATTTCCTTCAGCCTATTGAAAGGCTAATCCAGGAAGAGCGGCTGGTGACCCGCGTTTTCTATCCGCTGTATACGAATGAATACCTGGTGCTAAACGTGCCAGAAGAGCCCTGGCAGCACCCATGCACTGGGGAAACCTGTACGGATAGTTATCCACAGCTTTTCAAACAGGCCGTCAGCGACACCGTGCATAAAATCAACATGATGGATAACTTTCTTGACAATGATAATGTCACAGTCTCTGAGGTTCACGAAATGTACGGAAATAAATGCTATGACCGGGCTATCCCTTGCGGATCTGATTTGGAAATGACATATTTTGATATTATTTTTGAAAAGCACCCACAGCTTTAG
- the amrA gene encoding AmmeMemoRadiSam system protein A translates to MYLKGIGIASHPPLIIPEVGCGRELMAEKSVRGMRDLALRVAEIKPKVIVCITPHGNVFQDGVSVIYETRLKGDMSEYGAPEIRLEKRCDMGLLEEMNRRFAQSDCQSIFLNQKTAEEFDIERKLDHGCMVPLYYIEKYYQDYKLVHITIGELSLIELFRTGRVLREAIEAYGKDTLILASADLSHCLKDEGPYQFNAMGPVFDEKVIRGIERRDYYSILTLSPKIYEPAGQCGLRPIVMALGATDSIKTHSSLFSYEGPFGVGYLSAFIDFALEEKDPINESLITRYEQDMVRQHEERLKAEDTYLALARLTIDTWVEEGRKFSWKQYLDEAKDQKAKSVLKNQQAGVFVSIYKAGELRGCMGTSQAVTENIAEEIVRNAIEACAYDPRFLPVEPQELYQLEISVDILGRPEYIEDLSELNPYRYGIIVEKGVNRALLLPALPGIDTAEQQVEVAKEKAGIIDTEDDFERVVIERFEVERHQTDIAF, encoded by the coding sequence ATGTATCTAAAAGGAATCGGAATCGCATCGCATCCGCCGTTGATTATACCTGAGGTTGGATGCGGCAGAGAACTGATGGCTGAAAAGAGCGTTCGGGGTATGCGTGATCTGGCGTTAAGGGTAGCAGAGATCAAACCAAAAGTGATCGTTTGTATTACCCCTCACGGAAATGTCTTCCAGGATGGCGTCAGTGTCATTTATGAAACCAGGCTTAAAGGGGATATGTCAGAGTACGGTGCGCCGGAAATCCGTCTGGAAAAGCGCTGTGATATGGGACTGCTGGAAGAAATGAACCGCCGTTTTGCTCAGTCAGACTGCCAAAGTATTTTTTTAAACCAGAAAACAGCCGAGGAATTCGATATCGAGCGGAAACTGGATCATGGGTGTATGGTTCCGCTTTATTATATCGAAAAGTATTATCAGGATTATAAGCTGGTTCACATTACCATTGGAGAGCTTAGTCTCATTGAGCTTTTTAGAACAGGGCGTGTTCTGCGTGAAGCTATCGAAGCCTATGGGAAAGATACCTTGATCTTGGCCAGCGCCGACTTGTCCCATTGTCTTAAAGATGAAGGACCTTACCAGTTCAATGCTATGGGGCCGGTATTTGATGAAAAGGTCATCCGGGGCATAGAGCGTAGAGATTATTATTCCATTTTAACCTTATCGCCTAAAATTTACGAGCCTGCCGGCCAATGTGGACTCCGCCCGATCGTTATGGCCCTTGGGGCAACCGACAGCATAAAAACCCATTCCAGTCTCTTTTCTTATGAAGGGCCTTTTGGCGTTGGTTATCTGAGCGCCTTCATTGATTTCGCACTCGAGGAAAAAGACCCGATTAACGAAAGCCTTATTACCCGGTACGAGCAGGACATGGTCAGGCAGCATGAGGAAAGGCTGAAGGCGGAAGATACTTATCTGGCGCTGGCACGTCTGACCATTGATACCTGGGTAGAGGAAGGACGCAAGTTTAGCTGGAAACAATATCTGGATGAGGCTAAAGATCAAAAAGCAAAATCGGTCCTGAAAAACCAGCAGGCCGGTGTCTTCGTTTCGATCTATAAAGCCGGTGAGTTGCGGGGATGTATGGGAACCTCCCAGGCAGTAACGGAAAATATCGCAGAAGAAATTGTGCGCAATGCCATCGAAGCCTGCGCCTATGATCCCCGTTTCCTGCCAGTCGAGCCCCAGGAGCTTTATCAACTGGAGATCTCCGTGGATATTTTAGGGAGGCCGGAATATATTGAGGATTTAAGTGAGCTGAATCCGTATCGGTACGGTATTATTGTGGAAAAGGGCGTAAACCGCGCTCTGCTGCTGCCGGCTTTGCCAGGCATTGACACAGCCGAGCAGCAGGTGGAGGTCGCCAAAGAAAAAGCAGGTATTATTGATACGGAAGATGATTTCGAACGGGTGGTAATTGAGCGGTTTGAAGTGGAACGCCACCAAACCGACATTGCATTCTAA
- a CDS encoding DUF6440 family protein: MKNKKNKSNRFKVILHEVSDDGAGTKIIEDTETGITYLYCYGEGGAGLTVLLDEEGEPAVAPER, translated from the coding sequence ATGAAAAATAAAAAGAATAAGTCAAACCGTTTTAAGGTTATTTTACATGAAGTATCCGACGATGGCGCGGGAACGAAGATCATAGAAGATACAGAGACTGGTATTACTTATCTTTACTGTTATGGTGAAGGCGGCGCCGGATTAACCGTTCTGCTGGATGAAGAGGGCGAGCCGGCTGTGGCCCCTGAGAGATAA